The genomic window TCACGCAAGTGGTGGAGAATTTTGCCGCGCTCGAAGTGCTTCCCCAGCTGACCGACGAGGTCATGACGGCCATCGATGCGTCACTGGGCAATAAGGAAACCCGTTTACATGGCTCGAGCGAGTAACACCAAATTCGGGTGTGAGCAACGCAAGGTTAACGCGTGCTGCGCAGGTTCATGCCGAGGTTTTACTCAAAAAGTGCACCTTGCATAGCAGAGTGCACGGAAGAAATGGCCGGAACGCTTCAGGGCGTTCCGGCCATGCTTGAAGAAGACCGATCAGGCGCGGCCTCCCTAGGGTTCAATCGGTCACCTGGCATTCGTCCGCGAGATCCTCCGCACCACCCGGATCAACGTGAATCACGTCAATCACCTGGGCTGGACCGCACTCCTGGAAGCCGTGATTCTCGGCGACGGAGGGAAAGTCCACACCGAGATCGTGCGGGAACTGCTCATCCATGGAGCGGACCGGAGTATCGGTGACCGGGAGGGGGTGACTGCGCTGCAGCACGCCAGGAAGCAGGGTTTCACCGCCATGGTCACACTGCTCACAGCGCCGTCCAACGCAGGCCCGAAGCACTGATGAGCCCTTCTGCAGCCATGTGCTGCACTTCGTTCAATCTGGGTGCTCCGTAAGTCTGAGGACCAGGCTTGCCGGTTGCGAGTTGCACGGGAAACATGGCGCGCGTGAGCGAAGCTTAGGCC from Deinococcus malanensis includes these protein-coding regions:
- a CDS encoding ankyrin repeat domain-containing protein; its protein translation is MNHVNHLGWTALLEAVILGDGGKVHTEIVRELLIHGADRSIGDREGVTALQHARKQGFTAMVTLLTAPSNAGPKH